The genomic region CCCCCACCGCAAACCCACCCCCAAACCACCCCCAAACCCCGCCATCACAGGCCCAAACACCCCAAAAACACCCAACCACGCCCGCCGGCGTCGTAAGTCAGGGCTGTGTGGTGCGTCACCGCGGCCCGAAACAGTAAGGATCGGGGCATTAGGGGCCCTGGGCGTTAACGCAAAAAGGGCCGGCAACCAATTGGTTGCCGGCCCTTCTCAAGCCACTGGCTTCAGGAGTACTGAATTACCAGGAAGACTTCGTGATGCCCGGGAGCTCACCGCGGTGAGCCATGTCGCGGAAGCGAACACGGGAGATGCCGAACTTCTGGAAGGTACCGCGCGGGCGGCCATCGATGATGTCGCGGTTACGCAGACGTACCGGGGAGGCGTTGCGGGGCAGCTTCTGCAGGCCGAGGCGTGCAGCTTCGCGTGCTTCGTCGGTTGAAGCGGGGTCAACCAGAGCCTTCTTCAGTTCGAGGCGCTTTGCAGCATAACGCTCGACGATGACTTTACGCTGTTCGTTCTTAGCGATCATTGACTTCTTAGCCATGTGTTTAGCGCTCCTCTCGGAATTCGACGTGCTGGCGGATTTTGGGGTCGTACTTCTTCAGAACCAGGCGGTCCGGGTCGTTACGACGGTTCTTGCGCGTCACGTAGGTGTAGCCCGTGCCCGCGGTCGACTTCAGCTTGATGATCGGACGTACGTCCTTGTCCTTTGCCACTAGAGCTTCACTCCTCGTGCCAGGATGGCGGCGACGACTACGTCGATGCCACGTACGTCGATGGTCTTGATGCCACGAGCAGAGACCTGCAGCGTGACGTTACGGCGCAGGGACGGAACCCAGTAGCGCTTCTTCTGGATGTTCGGGTCGAACCGGCGCTTGTTGCGACGGTGCGAGTGCGAAATGCTGTGTCCAAAGCCCGGCTCGGCTCCGGTCACCTGGCAGTGTGCTGCCATGACGACTCTCCTAAAAAATAAATGAAACGGCTAGCGGAGTTCCCGCTGACCGTGCGCACGGCGGCGTCCGCATCCGGCTCCCGCCCCCAACCGCAGTTCCGCAGGGTTCTTAGCAGACGGCATAAACCGGCTGATTTCCTCACTGCGGCGAAGATTGTGGGCCACGGGCACCGGGCGTTGGCGGTCCGTGGGACAGCCGCTGCGAAAGTGCCGGGATGCTGGGCGAATACAGGAATGCGCGCAACTTGAGCCCCTAACTACCGGCCGCCACGACCGTCGATTTCTCTGACGAGTCCTGTCAACCGGAGCAATTGCACACGCTCCGCGCCACCTAGCGCCTACCAAGTCTACGAGTTCGACGAATTAAAGACCAATCCATCGCGGCATGGTGTATAGGACAGCGCCCGGGAGCTGTTCCGCGCGGGGAGACGGGGGCCAGCCAGGTCATATGCCTGACGCAGCATTTTCACAGCCAAATGATAGGCAACGGGGCGATTCTGGATCCATGAACACACAACTTCTGACGACCCGTCCCGAGGTTCGCCGCAGCTCCCGTGGCGCCGTGAACCCCTTTAAGGGGCAGCATCGGCGGCGGTTGCTGAGAGCGGATCTGTTGACAGTGCTCTTCTGGGCGTCCCTGGCAGGCGCCGTCGCTTTGTGGCTGGCCGACGGCGGAGCGGCCGGCTTCTCGACTGCCGCCGGATCCTTCACCGCACTGGGCATTGTGGCCGGCCTCGCCGGCATGGACCTGGTGCTGCTCATGCTGCTGCTGGCAGCCCGCATTCCCTTCATCGACCAAACAGTTGGCCACGACCGTGCGCTGGAGTTCCACCGCAAGCTGGGCAAGCCCGCCCTGTACCTCCTGCTCGCGCACGGGATCCTCATTGCGATCGGCTACGGCATGGCGGAGGGACTGGATCCTGTCAGCGAGGCAGTTGCGCTGTGGGTTCTCGTGCCGGACATGTGGCTCGCCTACATCTCCATGCTCCTGTTCATCGCCGTCGTGGTCACCTCGCTGGTGGCCGTCCGACGCCGGTTCCCTTACGAATTCTGGTACGCCGTCCACCTCCTGACGTACGCGGCAGTCCTGACCTCGCTCCCCCACCAGTTCAGCGTGGGCGCGCTCTTTGCCGAGGGCACCTGGCAGCGCTGGTACTGGCTGGCTCTGTGCATCGCGACCGGAGCCGCCCTCGTGTACTACCGTGTGGCCCAACCGCTCATTGCAACGTTCAGGCACCAGCTGACCGTCAAGCGCGTGATGCGGGAAGCCCCCGGCGTGGTGAGCATCGAAATGACAGGCCTTCACCTGGACCAACTGGCAGGAAGCGGCGGCCGGTTCTTTATCTGGCGGTTCCTGGCCCCCGGCCTGTGGTGGCATCCGCATCCGTTCAGCCTGTCGGCCGAGCCTGTGCACTTTGACGCCGCCGGCCAGGGGACACTGAGGATCACCGTCCGCAACCTGGGCCGGGGTTCGGCGCAGCTGGCCTCGCTCAAGCCCGGCACGAAAGTGGCTGTTGAGGGTCCGTACGGGCTGTTCAGCACCGCCGCCCGCAGCCGCAGCCACGTGGTCATGGTGGGCGCCGGGATCGGCATCACCCCGATCCGCGCTTTGCTGGAGACCACCCCGTTCCAGCCCGGCAACGCCACCGTCATTCTCCGCGGACACAGCGAATCCGAACTCTACCTGGGCGCGGAAATCCTCGAACTGTGCCGGCGGCGCGGCGCCACGCTCTTCCACCTGACCGGATCCCGGCCGGCCGGTGTCCGGACCTGGCAGCCGGAGACCTCCGCACGCGCCGGCCACCGGCTGGCCAGTTACGACCCGAACCTCGCCGAGGCGGACGTCTTCGTCTGCGGCCCGGCCGGCTGGGCGCAGAACGTTCTCGAAGACGCCCGCTCAGCCGGCGTCCGGGAAGACCAACTCCACTACGAAAGGTTCGACTGGTGAGAACTCGCGCAGCAGTTTCAGCAGCCCTGGCTTCCGCAGGCATCCTCATTGCGGGCTGGCAGTCGGGCGTTCACGTTGCCGATACCGGCAGCACCGCCGCAAGCTCGGCGGCCGGCACTACCGGCAGCACCGGATCCACGGGATCGAGCGGAACGTCCGGCTCAACAGGCTCGTCCGGCTCGAGCGGAACGTCCGGCTCGAGCGGCTCGTCGAGTGCGACCGGCACCACAGGGGCTTCGGCCAAGGCCGTCGGGACGTATGCCGGCTCCGTCGTCCAGACCCGGTTCGGCTCCGTCCAGGTGCAGATCACGGTTCAGGCCGGAAAGATCACCGACGTCACGGCTCTCCAGCTGACCGACGCCGAACGCAAGTCCGTGCAGATCAGCAACCGCGCCGCCCCGCTCCTGCGTGCCGAAGTGCTCCAGGCCCAGTCCGCGGACGTGCAGACCATTAGCGGCGCCACGGTGACCAGCGACGCATACCTGAACTCCCTGCAGGCGGCCCTCGATGCAGCCAACCTCTGAACTGGGCCCGGCCCTGCGGGCCAGGACGTTTGGCTCGATGGGCACCGTCGTCAGCCTGACAGTTCCTGCCGAAGCCGTACCCGGGGCTGCCGGTGGTGCCGAACTCGACGCCGCAACTGCCGCCGTCGAACGCGTGTTTGCCCGCTTGGATGAGACCTTCAGCCTGTACCGCCCCGATTCCGAGGCCAGCAGGCTGGCGCGCGGCGAGCTTTCCCTGCGGGAAGCCTCCGCCGGGATGCGGGACCGCTACGCGGACGCCCTCAACTGGCG from Arthrobacter sp. NicSoilB8 harbors:
- a CDS encoding ferredoxin reductase family protein, with the protein product MNTQLLTTRPEVRRSSRGAVNPFKGQHRRRLLRADLLTVLFWASLAGAVALWLADGGAAGFSTAAGSFTALGIVAGLAGMDLVLLMLLLAARIPFIDQTVGHDRALEFHRKLGKPALYLLLAHGILIAIGYGMAEGLDPVSEAVALWVLVPDMWLAYISMLLFIAVVVTSLVAVRRRFPYEFWYAVHLLTYAAVLTSLPHQFSVGALFAEGTWQRWYWLALCIATGAALVYYRVAQPLIATFRHQLTVKRVMREAPGVVSIEMTGLHLDQLAGSGGRFFIWRFLAPGLWWHPHPFSLSAEPVHFDAAGQGTLRITVRNLGRGSAQLASLKPGTKVAVEGPYGLFSTAARSRSHVVMVGAGIGITPIRALLETTPFQPGNATVILRGHSESELYLGAEILELCRRRGATLFHLTGSRPAGVRTWQPETSARAGHRLASYDPNLAEADVFVCGPAGWAQNVLEDARSAGVREDQLHYERFDW
- the rpsN gene encoding 30S ribosomal protein S14, which gives rise to MAKKSMIAKNEQRKVIVERYAAKRLELKKALVDPASTDEAREAARLGLQKLPRNASPVRLRNRDIIDGRPRGTFQKFGISRVRFRDMAHRGELPGITKSSW
- a CDS encoding FMN-binding protein is translated as MRTRAAVSAALASAGILIAGWQSGVHVADTGSTAASSAAGTTGSTGSTGSSGTSGSTGSSGSSGTSGSSGSSSATGTTGASAKAVGTYAGSVVQTRFGSVQVQITVQAGKITDVTALQLTDAERKSVQISNRAAPLLRAEVLQAQSADVQTISGATVTSDAYLNSLQAALDAANL
- the rpmG gene encoding 50S ribosomal protein L33 yields the protein MAKDKDVRPIIKLKSTAGTGYTYVTRKNRRNDPDRLVLKKYDPKIRQHVEFREER
- the rpmB gene encoding 50S ribosomal protein L28, producing the protein MAAHCQVTGAEPGFGHSISHSHRRNKRRFDPNIQKKRYWVPSLRRNVTLQVSARGIKTIDVRGIDVVVAAILARGVKL